A segment of the Fusarium oxysporum f. sp. lycopersici 4287 chromosome 4, whole genome shotgun sequence genome:
GAATTGGGTCGGTTTCTTTTCCAACATCATCGGCGGCGGTCTATGGTCTAGAGGCACACCCTCCGTGACAGCTAAAACCTTGACTGTTGAGGATATGAACGAGCAGCTTGATGAGTTACTGCGACAGTCTATCTACAACTTCACGCATCGCTGGGGTACTCTGATGAACGACTCGCAGAATAGAAAGCCTGGAGTGAAGCCAATCGCGAAGGTGGAAGCTGAACTAGAAAGCTTACTCATGACTGCGTTCAGCAACCAGCCTGAAGTGGTTGGAAAACTGAAGGAGGCTATTGAGCAGCATGCGCAGGCGCAGAATGATGCGAAAGATGAGAAGCAAGGAGTAAGACGATactgaagagaaggaaattGGGTGTGACAATAGAAGCGAGTATTGCCTGATATAAAGATCCAGACTGACGATCTTGGAATAATGACCAATTTCATATGCACATTCAATCGTAcatacctaggtacctaaATATGTCGGTTTCTCGCGGTTCTAGAGCGTAGATCCCGAGTTCCGGATTTCATTAGCCCGAAGTCGGTGCCACCTTTTCAATGGGCATTTTCATTATGAAATTGTTAGAAAGGTACATCTTAGGAACGGCCCCCGGAGAAGATGCCGATAAGAGTGTCGGGAAATTACAGTACAGAGACGGTATAATTCCCCACGATTTCCATCAGTATCTGACGGGCTCTTCTCCGAACTTTACTTGTACTGTGGTATCTCAACACCGACAGTCCGGGCTCCGTTACCGGCTTTGTAATGCTAGCACGTCATTTGCCGAACGCCCTCCGCGATAAATCAACCCCGGATTGCGATATCGATTCGCGCGCCCTAAGTCTGGCTTTCTTATCTTTTTCTCCCCCTTTGTTGTCTTATCTCTGGCGAGCTTCACCTACTTTTTCTCCTTGCCTTTTTGCTGTTGAAAGGTTCACTGCTACccgaagagaaaggaaggaCAGAGGTGTTTGTGATCACCCCGCCAAATTGAAGAGATGGACGCTCTTGAGCTGGAGACGGCCAAGCAGAGCCCTACCATTGAGACGGCCAAGGATCTTTTCTCTGGTGCTGTTGGAGGAATTGCGCAGGTCTTGATTGGTATGTCTCGATATTTCTTTCGTTCAGCTCTTGGGGAGTCAGGCAGCGCaaagggaaaagaagatTTCTCTGAGCCGGGGAATAAAGATGAGGGACCTGGCTCAAGATAAGCTTACCCTCCACCATGAAGTCGTCACCAGCATATTTGTGCAACAGTACGAATTCAACCCAATTGCTAACACTCTAATCTCAGGTCAACCCTTTGACATTGTCAAGGTCCGACTGCAAACTACAACGCAATACTCGTCTGCCATCAACGCCGCCACCACAATCTACAAGAACGAGGGTGCCCTCGCCTTTTACAAGGGAACGCTTACACCACTCATCGGTATCGGAGCCTGTGTTTCCGTTCAATTCGGTGCCTTCAACGCCGCGAAGCGCTGGTTCCAAACTCGCAACAACGGAGCCGAACTGTCTTATCCTCAATACGGTGCCGCGGGTGCGTTTGCTGGTGTCTCCAACTCGGTCCTCTCAGGTCCCATCGAGCATATCCGTATCCGCCTTCAGAGCCAGCCTCATGGCGCCGGTCGTCTATACGATGGTCCTGGTGACTGTATTCGTAAACTCGGAGCTCACAATGGTGTTCTGAGTGGCATCTACCGCGGTCAGGCTGTCACCATCTGGCGAGAGGCTTTCGCCTACGGTTCCTGGTTCACTGCCTTTGAGTATATGATGAACTCGGACGCTGCTCGCAATAAGATCGACCGCAGGGATATCCCTGCTTACAAGATTGCTCTTTACGGTGGTCTTGCTGGTGAAGTTCTCTGGCTTTCCAGCTATCCCTTCGATgtcatcaagagcaagatgCAGACCGACGGCTTCGGTGCCAACCAAAAATATGCCACTATGCGAGATTGCTTCGCAAAGACTTGGCGAGCTGAGGGGGCGGCTGGCTTCTGGAAGGGTATCGGACCTACCCTGGCGCGAGCTATGCCTGTCAGCGCGGGAACTTTCATTGTTGTCGAGATGACCATGCGAGCTCTTAACAGCTAAACAAAAGCGAACAGTGCGGAAAACAGAATCTGGTTGATCTTTTGATGCAATAAAACGTATTGGGGGGTTCAATGGTTAGAACAAAAAGGGAAATGATATTTTTAGAAGGTCACGGAGAGATTCAACACGTGAGGCACGAGCGATAGACCTTGGAGAAAGGCATCGAATGCGTGATAATATACCCAATCTTAATCTATTTCGTTTTACCACCCTACGTTCTCGTTGTTCTCTACACGACGCTGCAGAATGTTTCTTGCGCCTTGCGGTGATAACCCTTCAAGATGGAGTTCCTCGAGTACCTTGCGTGCCTCTTCGTTGTCCGTGAAGACTCGATCGCTGGCTTCCTTGAGTGTCAAGCCACTCGCCTCACCCGCTTCAACCGGAAGACTCAGGAGCTGCATACCCTCAGTCAAGTTATCAAGGACAGATGAACCATTAGGGATGTAGCGTTCGATAGTAGAAACCAAGGCAGCGCCATCGCGACGGAACTGGGTGGCACCATAAGTGGTGAACGACTGACGCATAAGGACACTTTGCCATAGATAATCTTGAAGCTTGACAAGGGCTTCACGGCAGACGCGGCGGAACACTGCAGTTGAAAGAGCTTTGATGAGAAAGTCAAAGTTGCGTTGGAGGATGCGAAGTGGCTCATCAAGTTCTGGCGTAATAGCAAGCTCATCTGCTACCGTGTTAGCTAATATGTTGGGAACAGTACGGCATGCGAACTTACCAAGGATAGCAGTTTCACCAACAGTTGTCCATTGAACACGGGTGGTGTATGCTCGGAAAGCTTTATTGTGCGACTCGACCAAAGCGCCAACAAGAAGTTCTTGAGCAGCCTTGCGTCGCATGTTATAGGCACTCGCtgtctcatcaaagagagCCCCATCTTCATGTTTCTCTCCCACTGCTGTAGACGTGCGATCCTTCACATCATCGTAGCTCATGGTACTGGTAATGTTATTGCCCTGGCTAGATCTATGCAAAGCTCGAGTCTGAAGTTCATCCCACAAAGAGACAAAGAACTAGGATGTTAGCTTGATAAGATGACTTTCAGGCGGTTTGCATACCTCCTCATTGCTCCAGTCTTTCAGAGTATTGACAATGTGATCAGCACTACCAATTACTTTGCAGAGCACCTCGAAACCACCTGTACCCTCAAGAACAGCAAGGTCCTCCTTATTCGCGGCCAAAGTGCGACCAAAGGTCGTAGACATGCTCTGATAAGCCTGAAGTGAGTCTCGAAGGCGATCGTGATAAGCATCCAAGATTTCAAGTTGAATGCCAATCAAGAAGCGAATTTTGTGCTTGAAGGTACGCACCCTCTCGTACTGACTTGTCACAGATCGCAGAAGATCAGTGACGCGCACAGCAGCATATGTTGGCTTCATCTTGCCCTGGAGCGCATAATCGTAATCGATATTGCGGGCATCTTGTGACTCCATgatagtattatatctctcAAGAGCAAAatccttctcggccttgaaCCACGTATCAAAGTGGTCATCCAGTATATGTGCGGTTAAGCCAGACCATCCGTTTTCAGCATCGCCGCCGTCATAGTTGAACTTGTAGCGAACATTCTCGTCAAATGCCATCAGTTGTGACATAAAACTACTCAGGAATGAGGGGCTCTTAATAGCTTCGAGTGCGACTAATGAGGTTTTCTCCTTCAGCACTGGTAGTAGTGAGGTAATAAAGGCAGAAACAGGGTCGATATAAGCCAGGTTGGTCGCTACAGCAGTGTCCTGGAACTTCTCTGCTAGCAAATAGCCCAGATTATCCCGGAAGAAATCTTCCCATTTCTCAACCAGTGCGATAAACCACGGGAGACAATGGGTTCCAAATGCCTGAGCACCGCTTGTTGGCTTGTCGCTGAGAAAATGGAAACGAAACTCGGAGACAAAGATGGAGGCCATGATTTCGAATGGAAGCAACGTAACAAGCTTGTCAGTGTGTGCTATTTCCGGCTTTTGAAGATCGATGAGCTTTTCGATGCAATTGATCCATTCCTCATCCATCTGCAAATGGGTGTCAATCTTGGGCCACTTCCTCTGCTTCAGGACTGCCTCAAGTTCCCCAGACATAGTAGATTTGATCTCATCCCAAAGTGAAGCGGTCACACCTTCGGCATATGCGACGAGGTGAAGGCCCTCTTGGCCAGGTAGGCCTTGTAACTTTTGAACATGCTGTTTCAACTTGATGTAAGGCTCCAATGAAGCTTTGGGGTTCTGAGGCAGGAATGATCTCGCTTCTACTCGAAATTTTTCAGCGTCTTGCAAGAGAAAAAGGTAGCTCTGGGCACGCTCAAcggccttgatcttgttcatAGGTGACTTGAGGCGTTCGATGGCCTGATCTGGGGCATCCGAGGCAGCGTAGATCTGAGCACGAAGATCAATACTCTCTTGAAGCTTTTGAAACTCTTCTATGCGAGCAGCAAGTGACCCTTGGCGATCATCGGCAGTGCGCCGGGTCTCTTCGAGCTCTCTCACAGCTGTATCTAGCTGTGATTGCAGCTGGTTTCTTTGAAGCTCAACATTTGCGATAAGCGTGTCGAGATCTTCGAGGTCGGAAGTAGACTGAAGCTTATCGTCCAGGAAGTCCTCAACTCGAATATCGAGTGATGTTCCTTGGTTGTTGGCGGCTACGGCTGCCATGTTGTATATAGTGGTTATGCGTTGGTGTTCGTGAATCTCATAGCGCAACGTA
Coding sequences within it:
- a CDS encoding solute carrier family 25, member 46 translates to MDALELETAKQSPTIETAKDLFSGAVGGIAQVLIGQPFDIVKVRLQTTTQYSSAINAATTIYKNEGALAFYKGTLTPLIGIGACVSVQFGAFNAAKRWFQTRNNGAELSYPQYGAAGAFAGVSNSVLSGPIEHIRIRLQSQPHGAGRLYDGPGDCIRKLGAHNGVLSGIYRGQAVTIWREAFAYGSWFTAFEYMMNSDAARNKIDRRDIPAYKIALYGGLAGEVLWLSSYPFDVIKSKMQTDGFGANQKYATMRDCFAKTWRAEGAAGFWKGIGPTLARAMPVSAGTFIVVEMTMRALNS